In Homo sapiens chromosome 11, GRCh38.p14 Primary Assembly, one DNA window encodes the following:
- the POLR2L gene encoding DNA-directed RNA polymerases I, II, and III subunit RPABC5, producing the protein MIIPVRCFTCGKIVGNKWEAYLGLLQAEYTEGDALDALGLKRYCCRRMLLAHVDLIEKLLNYAPLEK; encoded by the exons ATGATCATCCCTGTACGCTGCTTCACTTGTGGCAAGATCGTCGGCAACAAGTGGGAGGCTTACCTGGGGCTGCTGCAGGCCGAGTACACCGAGGG GGATGCGCTGGATGCCCTGGGCCTGAAGCGCTACTGCTGCCGCCGGATGCTGCTGGCCCACGTGGACCTGATCGAGAAGCTGCTCAATTATGCACCCCTGGAGAAGTGA